The following coding sequences lie in one Phycicoccus duodecadis genomic window:
- a CDS encoding GntR family transcriptional regulator, giving the protein MNASSAQAGLLQQLEARPLARTGGTALHWQCGELLKTLIDELHYPPAVPLPPENDMARALGISRPTLRQAMARLASEGVIHSQRGVGAFALRPGLVRPMGLSSLYRDLQSAQRSPTTRVLVVEDTVATPRVAEELRIPVGTPLLHVERVRAADGVPVVLTRSLLALPDGVTLTPAQLESDGLYNLLHRVAGIELVGGSQSVSARIATAEESELLEIEPGSAVMVAHRVAFDAIGRGVEYVHIIYPQGTELISDLRGTSVRPAVDPRP; this is encoded by the coding sequence ATGAACGCATCGTCCGCGCAGGCCGGGCTGCTCCAGCAGCTGGAGGCCCGGCCGCTCGCGCGCACCGGGGGGACCGCCCTGCACTGGCAGTGCGGTGAGCTGCTCAAGACGCTCATCGACGAGCTCCACTACCCGCCGGCCGTGCCGCTCCCCCCCGAGAACGACATGGCCCGCGCCCTCGGCATCAGCCGGCCCACCCTGCGCCAGGCCATGGCGCGGCTCGCCTCCGAAGGCGTCATCCACTCCCAGCGGGGGGTCGGCGCCTTCGCCCTGCGGCCCGGGCTGGTGCGCCCGATGGGTCTGAGCAGCCTCTACCGCGACCTGCAGAGCGCGCAGCGCAGCCCCACGACCCGGGTCCTCGTGGTCGAGGACACCGTGGCCACCCCCCGCGTCGCCGAGGAGCTGCGCATCCCGGTGGGCACCCCGCTGCTGCACGTCGAGCGGGTACGCGCGGCCGACGGGGTGCCCGTGGTGCTGACCCGCTCGCTGCTCGCGCTGCCCGACGGTGTCACCCTCACCCCGGCCCAGCTCGAGAGCGACGGGCTCTACAACCTCCTGCACCGGGTCGCCGGCATCGAGCTCGTGGGCGGCTCGCAGAGCGTCAGTGCGCGGATCGCCACCGCCGAGGAGTCCGAGCTGCTCGAGATCGAGCCGGGCTCGGCGGTCATGGTCGCCCACCGCGTGGCCTTCGACGCCATCGGCCGCGGCGTCGAGTACGTGCACATCATCTACCCCCAGGGCACCGAGCTCATCTCCGACCTGCGCGGGACCTCGGTGCGACCGGCCGTCGACCCACGCCCGTGA